In a single window of the Gossypium hirsutum isolate 1008001.06 chromosome D02, Gossypium_hirsutum_v2.1, whole genome shotgun sequence genome:
- the LOC107909689 gene encoding uncharacterized LOC107909689, translated as MLCWMDYLVGASFPKGKTTRSQWCCFDHRRRQHQCTKTETNIQQQPTPATSSNMASSSCNISPPIIPIFVFFLLVSSSFCPVRSSETGSLHAKNQTFRPEVELQKLKAIRELLNKINKPPIKSIQSPDGDIIDCVLLHHQPAFDHPRLKGQKPLDPPERPSGVNPNGMGGEDFQLWSMSGESCPEGTIPIRRTSEEDMLRASSVRRFGRKRPRRRVRRDSTNNGHEHAVGYVSGDQYYGAKASINVWTPRVSNQYEFSLSQMWVISGSFGDDLNTIEAGWQVSPELYGDNYPRFFTYWTTDAYQATGCYNLLCSGFVQTNNRIAIGAAISPTSSYNGGQFDISLLIWKDPKHGNWWLEFGSGVLVGYWPSFLFTHLRDHASMVQFGGEVVNSRAGGFHTSTEMGSGHFAGQGFGKASYFRNLQVVDWDNNLIPLSNLRVLADHPNCYDIQGGINRVWGNYFYYGGPGRNVKCP; from the exons ATGTTGTGTTGGATGGATTATTTGGTGGGAGCCTCATTTCCAAAGGGAAAAACAACTAGGAGCCAATGGTGCTGTTTCGATCACAGAAGAAGACAACACCAATGTACAAAAACAGAAACCAATATTCAACAACAACCGACACCAGCAACTTCCTCAAACATGGCTTCTTCCTCTTGTAACATCTCACCTCCAATCATTCCCATCTTTGTATTCTTTCTTCttgtttcttcttcattttgtCCCGTCCGTTCCTCGGAAACCGGTAGTCTCCATGCAAAGAATCAAACTTTCCGGCCAGAAGTAGAGTTGCAAAAGTTGAAAGCAATAAGAGAACTTCTCAACAAGATCAACAAGCCACCAATCAAGTCAATTCAG AGTCCAGATGGTGATATTATAGATTGTGTTTTGTTGCATCATCAACCAGCCTTTGATCATCCTCGATTAAAAGGGCAAAAACCATTG GATCCACCAGAGAGACCAAGTGGTGTTAACCCAAATGGAATGGGGGGTGAAGATTTTCAGCTGTGGAGCATGTCGGGAGAATCATGTCCGGAAGGAACAATTCCAATCAGAAGGACAAGCgaagaagacatgttgagggctAGTTCTGTTAGAAGATTTGGAAGAAAAAGACCAAGAAGACGTGTTAGAAGAGACTCAACTAACAATGGCCATGAG CATGCAGTTGGGTATGTGAGCGGCGATCAATACTATGGAGCAAAAGCAAGCATAAATGTGTGGACTCCACGTGTCTCTAATCAATATGAATTTAGCTTATCACAGATGTGGGTCATCTCTGGTTCTTTTGGCGATGATCTCAACACCATTGAAGCTGGCTGGCAG GTGAGCCCAGAACTATATGGGGACAACTATCCCAGATTCTTTACTTATTGGACC ACAGATGCATACCAGGCGACAGGGTGCTATAATTTGTTGTGCTCAGGATTTGTTCAAACGAATAATAGAATAGCAATAGGAGCTGCAATCTCCCCAACATCATCATACAATGGCGGTCAATTTGATATTAGCCTCTTGATTTGGAAg GATCCGAAGCATGGAAATTGGTGGCTAGAATTCGGGTCAGGGGTCCTGGTAGGATACTGGCCATCCTTTTTGTTTACCCATCTAAGGGATCATGCAAGCATGGTTCAATTCGGGGGAGAAGTAGTGAACTCAAGGGCAGGGGGCTTCCACACCTCAACCGAAATGGGCAGTGGTCATTTCGCCGGCCAAGGCTTTGGGAAGGCCTCTTATTTCCGGAACTTGCAGGTGGTGGATTGGGATAACAACTTGATCCCATTGTCAAATCTACGGGTCCTTGCGGATCATCCAAATTGCTATGATATTCAAGGAGGAATTAATAGAGTTTGGGGCAATTATTTTTACTATGGAGGACCTGGAAGAAATGTTAAATGCCCTTAA
- the LOC107909690 gene encoding pentatricopeptide repeat-containing protein At1g60770 has protein sequence MALMQQLGRTKNVTRRSNKYLEEALFQRLFKEGGSEISVRQQLNHFLKSSKRVYKWEVDETLKKLRHRKLYFPALKLSEMMATKRGMNKTVSDQAIHLDLVAKAQGIPAAENYFVDLPEALKNHLTYGALLNCYCKELMTEKAEALMEKMKELNLPLSSMSYNSVMTLYTKIGQPERVQEIIQEMKSCGVIPDSFTYNVWMRALAAMNDISGVERVIEEMKRDAEDADDWTTYSNIASIYVDAGLFEKAEKALKELEKRNAHRNLSAFQFLITLYGRMGNLHEVYRIWRSLRLSFHKTANISYLNMIQVLVNLKDLPGAEKCFREWESGCSTYDIRIANVLIGAYSKEGLLEKALELKERARRRGAKPNAKTWEIFLDYYLKNGDTKLAVDCVANAISTGRGDGRKWVPSSETIGTVMRHFEQVKDVDGAEGFVEILKKAVDRVGEEVFELLIRTYAAAGRTSPMMRRRLKMEKVEVSDASKQLLEVISVE, from the exons ATGGCGTTGATGCAGCAATTGGGACGGACCAAGAATGTGACGAGAAGGTCAAACAAGTACTTAGAAGAAGCACTTTTCCAACGGCTTTTTAAGGAAGGCGGCTCGGAAATTAGCGTGCGGCAGCAGCTTAATCACTTCCTCAAGAGCTCCAAGCGTGTCTACAAATGGGAAGTAGACGAGACTCTCAAGAAGCTTCGCCACCGTAAGCTCTATTTCCCTGCTCTCAAG CTGTCTGAAATGATGGCGACTAAGCGGGGCATGAATAAGACTGTTAGTGATCAGGCAATCCATCTTGATTTGGTTGCCAAAGCTCAAGGGATTCCTGCTGCTGAAAATTACTTCGTCGATCTTCCTGAAGCATTGAAAAACCATCTAACTTATGGTGCCCTTCTCAACTGTTACTGTAAGGAATTGATGACTGAAAAAGCTGAAGCTCTGATGGAAAAGATGAAGGAACTTAACCTTCCTTTAAGCTCTATGTCTTATAATAGTGTCATGACTCTTTACACAAAGATTGGCCAGCCTGAAAGGGTACAAGAAATTATACAGGAAATGAAATCATGTGGTGTCATACCAGATTCATTTACGTACAACGTTTGGATGAGGGCTCTGGCTGCTATGAATGATATTTCTGGGGTTGAAAGAGTTATTGAGGAAATGAAGAGAGATGCTGAGGATGCTGATGATTGGACAACATATAGCAATATAGCATCAATTTATGTTGATGCTGGCTTGTTTGAGAAGGCAGAGAAGGCACTTAAGGAATTGGAAAAGAGAAATGCCCACAGAAATCTTTCTGCTTTCCAGTTTCTAATTACATTGTATGGCCGAATGGGAAATTTGCATGAAGTTTATCGAATATGGCGTTCGTTGAGGCTCTCTTTTCACAAAACAGCCAATATAAGCTATCTGAATATGATTCAGGTGTTAGTAAACTTGAAAGATTTACCCGGAGCTGAGAAATGCTTTAGAGAATGGGAATCGGGTTGCTCTACTTATGATATCCGGATTGCAAATGTCTTAATTGGAGCTTATTCCAAGGAGGGTTTGCTAGAAAAAGCTCTAGAGCTGAAGGAGAGGGCCCGTAGAAGAGGGGCGAAGCCTAATGCCAAAACTTGGGAGATctttttggattattatttgaaaaatgGAGACACCAAGCTGGCTGTTGATTGTGTGGCCAATGCAATTTCCACTGGCAGAGGAGATGGCAGAAAGTGGGTCCCATCATCTGAAACTATTGGGACAGTGATGCGTCATTTTGAGCAAGTGAAAGATGTTGATGGGGCCGAAGGTTTTGTAGAGATTTTAAAGAAAGCTGTAGACCGTGTTGGGGAGGAAGTGTTTGAATTATTGATAAGAACTTATGCAGCTGCTGGAAGGACAAGTCCCATGATGCGTCGCCGTTTGAAGATGGAAAAGGTGGAAGTGAGTGACGCAAGTAAGCAATTGCTTGAAGTGATTTCGGTTGAGTGA